The region GCGCGCCGTCGCCGAGCGCGGACACCCTGATCGGTTCCGGCAAGCTGGAGGCGGGCCGGACGCCGATCCAGATCGAGATGACCGGCAAGACCGAGAAGATCCTGATCGTCTTCACCCAGCTCGTGCCGGGTCCCGACGGCAGGTTCTCGTCGCAGATCAACGAGGTCACCGTCACCGGCTGATATCACTGGCGCAACGGGGCAGCCGGTGGGAGCCGGCGATCAGTAGAGTGCTCAATCGTGTCTGTCCCCGTCAGATCGGACGCCGACCTCATCGCGGCGCACACCAGTGGAGATCCGCATGCGTTCTCCGAGCTCTTCCGCCGGCACCGGGACCGGCTTTGGGCGGTGGCGTTGCGCACGATGCGCGACCACGAGGAAGCGGCGGATGCGCTGCAGGACGCGATGATCTCGGCCTTCCGAAACGCCTCTTCCTTCCGCGCTGAATCCCAGGTCACCACGTGGTTGCACCGGATCGTGGTGAACGCCTGCCTGGACCGGATCCGCAGGCGCCAGGCCAGGCCGACCGTGCCGCTGCCCGACACCGGGCCCGCCGAGCCCGCCGTCCCACGCGACGCCATGGCAGAGCAGGACACCCGGATGGCCGTGCAGGACGCGCTCGCCGAACTGCCCGAGGACCAGCGCGCGGCGATCGTGCTGGTCGACGTCGAGGGCTACTCGGTCTCCGAGACCTCGGCGATGCTCGGCGTCGCCGAAGGCACCATCAAGAGCCGTTGCGCACGTGGCCGCACGAAGTTGGCGAAACTTCTGGGGCACCTGCGGAACCCAAGTGCAGATGCGAACGTCCCAGATGGAGCCAAGGCCATGCGTCGACGGGAGGGACGATGAGTGGCGAAGACCGGCGCTCGGGGGCGCCGCAGGGCCCACCCTGGTCCGTGGACTTGCTGGCCGATTTCCACGCCGGGGTGCTGGACCAGGAGACCGCGGACCGGGTGCGGGTCCAGGTCGAGGAGGACCCCGAGGCCAGGGAGATCCTGGCCGCACTGGACGCCACCACCGCCGACCTCGGCGACCTGCCGCCGCTGACGATCCCCGACGACGTGTCGGCGCGGATCGACGCGGCGCTCGAGGAGGAGGTCCGGGCGTGGTCGCAGCAGGCGACCGCTCCCCAGCGGAGCGCGCCGGAACCGCAGCCCGCCCGCGTCGTGGACTTCGCCGAGGCCAAGCGCCGTCGCAGGCGCCGGTTCACCGCAGGCGCCGGCGTGCTCGCCGCCGCCGCCGCGGTCGCGGGCATCGTGGTCTTCTCCACCGGCGGCGGGCCGGACGAGAACGCCGCGCAGCCGCCGTCGGGCACGTCCAGCGGCAGGCCGCCGCTGGCTTTCCAGGGCGAGGTGTCGTTGAGCCCCGCGCAGTTCTCCGAGGCGCTCAACGGCGAGAAGCAGTACGCGGCGGCGCTGGCCGACCCGGCCAGGCTCGTCGGCTGCCTGCAGGCCAACGGCGTGCAGGGGTCCAACCCGCTCGGGGCCCGCGAGGTCACCCTGGACGGGCGTCCCGCGCAGCTGCTGATCCTGTCCTCCGGCGAGATCGGCCGGTTCCGGCTCTTAACGGTCGGAACCGACTGCGGGCCGGGAAACCCGGCCACCCTGTCGGACACCGCCTTCGGCGGCTGATCCCAGCAAGTGGGAGGCCGCACCGGCCTTTCGCCGTCGCTGCCAGCGCGGTCCCGGCTGCCGCCGGGGCCGCGCTGTGCTGTGCCCAACGGGCTCACCGGCCCGGGAACAGAGCCGCATAGGATCGCGTTCACCCAGTACGCAGGCGCAGACAGGCGCCGCGGGGAGCACGCGACAACGGAAGGGGCACGGTGACTGGCGACGTCCGCAACGTGATCATCGTGGGCTCTGGCCCGGCCGGTTACACCGCTGCGGTGTACGCGGCTCGGGCGGAGCTCGAACCACTGGTCTTCGAGGGCACCCAGTTCGGCGGTGCGCTGATGACGACCACCGAGGTGGAGAACTACCCGGGCTTCCGCGAGGGCATCCAGGGCCCCGACCTGATGGAGCAGATGCGCTCCCAGGCCGAGCGCTTCGGTGCCGAGCTGCGCGCCGAGGACGTCGAGTCGCTGGAGTTGTCGGGCGAGATCAAGACCGTCCACGCCAACGGCCGGACCTACCGCGCCCGCGCGGTCATCCTCGCCATGGGCGCCGCCGCGCGCTACGTGGGGGTGCCGGGCGAGGAGCGCCTGCTCGGCCGCGGCGTCTCGGCGTGTGCGACCTGCGACGGGTTCTTCTTCCGCGACCACGACATCGCCGTGGTCGGCGGCGGCGACTCGGCGATGGAGGAAGCGACCTTCCTGACCCGCTTCGCCCGATCGGTGACCATCATCCACCGGCGGGAGGAGTTCCGGGCCTCCCGGATCATGCTGGAGCGCGCCCGCGCCAACGACAAGATCAAGTGGATCACCAACACCGTCGTCGACGAGGTCGTCGGTGACGGCGCGGTGTCCGGGCTCAAGCTGCGCAACACGGTGACCGGCGAGACCTCGGAGCTCGGGGTGACCGGCATGTTCGTCGCCATCGGCCACGACCCGCGCAGCGCGCTGGTCCGCGACCAGGTCGACGTCGACGACGAGGGCTACGTGCTCGTCCAGCAGCCCACCACCCACACCAAGCTGCCCGGTGTCTTCGCGGCGGGCGACCTGGTCGACAAGACCTACCGGCAGGCCGTCACCGCCGCCGGCTCCGGCTGCGCGGCGGCCATCGACGCCGAGCGGTGGCTGGCCGAGCAGGAGTCCGTGCCGGCCGCCGAGGTCGCCTCGGAGTTCGTCGGCGGCGGCTACGCGGCGCAGACCCTCATCACCCCCTGACCTCGCACCCGACCTCAACAAGGGAGATCAACATGGCCGGCAACACCGTGACCGTCGACACCGACTCGTTCAAGTCCGTCGTCCTGGACAGCGACAAGCCCGTCCTCGTGGACTTCTGGGCCACCTGGTGCGGCCCCTGCAAGATGGTCGCCCCGGTGCTGGAGGAGATCGCCGGTGAGCACGGCGACAAGCTCACGGTCGCCAAGCTGGACATCGACAAGAACCCCAGCCTGCAGAGCGAGTACCAGGTGATGTCGATCCCGACGCTGCTGCTGTTCTCCGGCGGCGAGCCGGTCAAGCAGATCGTCGGCGCCAAGCCGAAGGCCGCGCTGCTGTCGGACCTGCAGGACTACCTGTGACGCGGCGACAGCGCTGCGCTGTGACGTCGGACGCGATCTGACGCAACCCACTAACGCGGTTCCGCCGTCCCATCGATGAGCATGGGGTGGCGGGACCGCGTTTTCGCGTACTGCACGCGATCGTGTACACACACATGGTCCCCAGGCCCTCCCGTGCTGCCGACGGGCCATAGCGCCGTGACACGACAGGCAAGGCACAATGAGCCAGTGCCCGGGAACGCGAACCGGACACGAGCAAGCAGGACACCGGGGGATTTGGACCATCCTTCGCGTCGGTCCCCACCGACGCCTGAATCGAGCGAGGAGTGCATGCAGCTGCTCCACCGCGGTGACGTCGGTCCGGCCGTTGCCGAGATCAGGAACACTCTTGCTGCGCTGGGTCTCCTACCGGCCCCCAACGGCCGACCGGATCCCGCCACCTACGACGCAGCGGTGGAACACGCGGTCCGGGTCTTCCAGCAACAACGCGGCCTGATCACCGACGGGGTCGTCGGCCCGGCCACCTACCGCGCGCTCACCGACGCCCGCTGGCGGCTCGGCGACCGCTCGCTGGCCTTCCTGGTCTCCAAGCCCGTCAGCGGTGACGACGTCTTCGCCCTGCAGGAGCGCCTGCTGGAGCTCGGCTACGACGCGGGCCGCCCCGACGGCATCTTCGGCCACGAGACCGAGCAGGCCCTGCGCAGCTTCCAGCGCGACTACGGCCTGAACCCCGACGGCATCTGCGGTCCCGGCACGCTGCGCGCGCTGCGCCAGCTCGCGCCGAAGGTGCGCGGCGGTCGTCCGGTGTTCCTGCGGGAGCAGGAGAAGGTGCGGCGGGCCGGTCCGCGGCTGCGCGGCAAGCGCATCGTCATCGACCCCGGGCACGGCGGTGCCGACCGCGGTGTCTGCGTCGGCGGCGTGTCGGAGGCCGACGTGGTGTGGGACCTCGCGCGGCGCCTCGAGGGCCGCATGATCGCCACCGGCATGGAGGCGCTGATCTCCCGCGGCCCGAACGCCAGCCCGCCGGACGCCGAGCGCGCCGCCTTCGCCAACGAGGCCGGCGCCGACATGTTCCTGTCGCTGCACACCGACGGCAACGCCTCGCCGCTGGCGCAGGGCGTGGCCAGCTTCCACTTCGGCACCGGCAACGGCACCACCTCGACCGTGGGGGAGGCGCTGGCCGGCTTCCTGCAGCGCGAGATCGTCGCCCGCACCGGGATGCGCGACTGCCGCACGCACCCGAAGACGTGGGAGGTCCTGCGCCTGACCCGGATGCCCGCGGTGCGCATCGAGATCGGCTACCTCACCAACGCCGACGACCGCCGACGGCTGCTGGACCCGGGCTTCCGCGACATCGTCGCCGAGGGGCTGCTGGTCGCGATCAAGCGGCTGTACCTGCTCGGCAAGGACGACCAGCCGACCGGCACGTTCACCTTCAACGACCTGCTGCGCCACGAGCTCGCCCGCGCCGAGGGCGCCTGAGCCGTGCCGTGCCGGATCGGCAGCGCATGCCGATCCGGCAGATCAGCGGCACGCCGGTCCGTTCCGGCACGCTCCAGCCCGGCACGGCACGTGCCGAATCGGAAAGTCATGGCGGCAGTCGCCACGGAACGCGAGTGACAACAGTGGCGCGTGTTTCACGTGAAACCGCCGGGCGGCTTTCCGATCCGGAACAGGTGCCGTCACCTAGAGGCCTGTGCCGCCCCTGAGATCCGCTGTCAGCGGCTGAACGCGCCGCCGAGGGCCGGTTCCGCCGTCTTGACCGACACCGAGCTCAGCAGGCGTTCCAGGGCGGCTTCGACGTCTTCCTTCCACGAGATCGCCGTGCGCAGCTCCAGCCGCATGCGCGGCCACTTCGGGTGCTGCCGGACCGTCTTGAAGCCCACCTGCTGGAGGAAGCCCGCCGGGATCACGCAGCCGCCTGCCGTCTCCTGGAGGTCGCCGAACGCCTCGATCGCCTTCACCCCGCGCCGGGTCAGGTCCTTGGCGACGTTCTGCACCAGGACGCGGCCGAGGCCGCCGTGCTCGAACTCGGGGTCGATCCGCAGTGCCGTCATGAGGACCGCGTCGGCACTGACCGGGGAGGTCGGGAACGCCGCGGCACGCGGCACGGCGGCAGGCGGCGCGTACATGGCGTAGCCCGCCGGCATGCCGTCGACGTAGATGATCCGCCCGCAGGAACCCCACTCCAGCAGAACGCTGGAGACCCAGGCCTCCTTCTCCAGGTCGGTCTCGCCGAACTCCTCGGCCTGCTCCCGGACGTGCGGCGCCAGCTCCCAGAACACGCACCGGCGGCACTTCTTGGGCAGGTGGTCGAGGTTGTCCAGCGTGACGCCGACGACACGTCGCGACACCCTGGCCTCCTGGAAACCCGCGTGGAGCCCCGCAGAAGGACCTGGCGGGGCCTGGTCAGGATATGCCGCGGTGGTCGGCACCTCCAAGCGCTGCGGTCCACGCCATCGGCTATCGATGGGGTGAGATGGGTTACCGCCGAGTCGGTTTCTGGGAGGTGCCCGTTACACGGCGGAGGTGTTACCGCGATAACACGGTTAGAATCGCGCGATCGCCGTCGCAGGACGCGACGAGCACCCGAGCGCACAACCGAACCCCGGAGCGCGGAATGTCCGATCACGGAAGCCAGCCGAACGACAGCACGCCCGACAAGCAGGGCGCGGCACGCAGCCTCGATGCGCACGTGGAGCGTTACGCCCAGCGCACCGCGGGCATGACGGCCTCCGAGATCCGAGCTCTCTTCGCCGTGGCCAGCCGCCCCGAGGTGGTCTCCCTGGCAGGCGGCATGCCCAACCTCGCCGCGCTCCCGCTGGACTCGATCGCCGGCGAGGTCGCCGGCCTGATCTCCGCCGACGGCCAGTCCGCCCTGCAGTACGGCTCCGCCCACGGCGTGCCGGAGCTGCGCGAGCAGATCTGCGACATCATGGCGATGGAGGGCATCAACGCCCACCCCGACGACGTCATGGTGACCGTCGGGTCCCAGATGGCGCTGGACATGGTCACCCGCATCTTCTGCGACCCCGGCGACGTCGTCCTGGCCGAGGGCCCCTCCTACGTCGGCGCGCTCGGTTCCTTCGCCGCCTACCAGGCCGACGTCGTGCACGTGGCGATGGACGACGAGGGCCTGCAGCCAGAGGCGCTGCGGCAGGCGATCAGCGACGTGTCCGCCCAGGGCAAGCGGGTCAAGTTCCTCTACACGATCCCGAACTTCCACAACCCCGGCGGTGTCACGCTCGCCGTGGACCGCCGCGCCGAGGTGCTGGAGATCTGCGCCCAGCACGGCATCCTGGTCCTGGAGGACAACCCGTACGGGCTGCTGGGCTTCGACGGGCAGACCTACCCGGCGCTGCGCAGCCTCGACCCCGACAACGTGGTCTACCTGGGCTCGTTCTCCAAGACCTTCGCCTCCGGCCTGCGGGTCGGCTGGGTGCTGGCGCCGCACGCCGTGCGCGAGAAGCTGGTGCTCGCCGCCGAGTCGGCGACCCTGTGCCCGCCCACGCTGAACCAGATGATCGTCTCCCGGTACCTCACCTCGCACGACTGGCAGGGCCAGATCAAGGTCTTCCGCGAGCAGTACCGCGAGCGCCGCGACGCGATGCTGGGCGCGCTCGAGCAGCACATGCCCGAAGGCTGCTCCTGGACCCGCCCGGACGGCGGCTTCTACGTGTGGCTGACCGCCCCGGACGGGGTGGACACCAAGGCGATGCTGCCGAGGGCGGTGACCCAGCGGGTCGCCTACGCCTCGGGCACCGGCTTCTACGCCGACCGGCTCGGCAGCAGGCAGATGCGGCTGTCGTTCTGCTACCCGACGCCGGAGCGGATCCGCGAGGGCGTGCGCAGGCTGGCCAACACGCTCACCGACGAGATGGAGCTGGTACGCACCTTCGGTTCGGTGTCGCAGCGCACCGTCCAAGGACCGCAGGCTCCCTCGCCCGACACCGCGTAATCTTCTCGCGGCCACGAGTTCCAACCGTCCGGTCCACTGCGCGTGGCGCCTACAGCGCCCTGCGCGGTGGACCATCAGTTTTCAGGGGTGTTCGAAGATTGTCCGATCGCTGGGTCGCCGTGCTGGCAGGCGGGCTCTCGCACGAGCGTGATGTGTCGCTGCGTTCCGGTCGGCGGTTGTCCGCCGCGCTCCGGTCCGTCGGGATGACGGTCGCGGAGTGGGACGCCGATTCGCGGCTGCTCTCCCGCATCGAACAGGAGCGCCCGGACGCCGTGGTCGTCGCGCTGCACGGCGGCGAGGGGGAGAACGGCGCGGTCCAGTCGGTGCTCGACATGTACGGCATCCCCTACGTCGGCACCGACCCGCGGGCCTGCCGCCGGGCGTGGGACAAGCCGACGGCC is a window of Saccharopolyspora erythraea NRRL 2338 DNA encoding:
- the sigM gene encoding RNA polymerase sigma factor SigM, translating into MSVPVRSDADLIAAHTSGDPHAFSELFRRHRDRLWAVALRTMRDHEEAADALQDAMISAFRNASSFRAESQVTTWLHRIVVNACLDRIRRRQARPTVPLPDTGPAEPAVPRDAMAEQDTRMAVQDALAELPEDQRAAIVLVDVEGYSVSETSAMLGVAEGTIKSRCARGRTKLAKLLGHLRNPSADANVPDGAKAMRRREGR
- the trxB gene encoding thioredoxin-disulfide reductase, giving the protein MTGDVRNVIIVGSGPAGYTAAVYAARAELEPLVFEGTQFGGALMTTTEVENYPGFREGIQGPDLMEQMRSQAERFGAELRAEDVESLELSGEIKTVHANGRTYRARAVILAMGAAARYVGVPGEERLLGRGVSACATCDGFFFRDHDIAVVGGGDSAMEEATFLTRFARSVTIIHRREEFRASRIMLERARANDKIKWITNTVVDEVVGDGAVSGLKLRNTVTGETSELGVTGMFVAIGHDPRSALVRDQVDVDDEGYVLVQQPTTHTKLPGVFAAGDLVDKTYRQAVTAAGSGCAAAIDAERWLAEQESVPAAEVASEFVGGGYAAQTLITP
- the trxA gene encoding thioredoxin; this translates as MAGNTVTVDTDSFKSVVLDSDKPVLVDFWATWCGPCKMVAPVLEEIAGEHGDKLTVAKLDIDKNPSLQSEYQVMSIPTLLLFSGGEPVKQIVGAKPKAALLSDLQDYL
- a CDS encoding N-acetylmuramoyl-L-alanine amidase, yielding MQLLHRGDVGPAVAEIRNTLAALGLLPAPNGRPDPATYDAAVEHAVRVFQQQRGLITDGVVGPATYRALTDARWRLGDRSLAFLVSKPVSGDDVFALQERLLELGYDAGRPDGIFGHETEQALRSFQRDYGLNPDGICGPGTLRALRQLAPKVRGGRPVFLREQEKVRRAGPRLRGKRIVIDPGHGGADRGVCVGGVSEADVVWDLARRLEGRMIATGMEALISRGPNASPPDAERAAFANEAGADMFLSLHTDGNASPLAQGVASFHFGTGNGTTSTVGEALAGFLQREIVARTGMRDCRTHPKTWEVLRLTRMPAVRIEIGYLTNADDRRRLLDPGFRDIVAEGLLVAIKRLYLLGKDDQPTGTFTFNDLLRHELARAEGA
- a CDS encoding GNAT family N-acetyltransferase, with the translated sequence MSRRVVGVTLDNLDHLPKKCRRCVFWELAPHVREQAEEFGETDLEKEAWVSSVLLEWGSCGRIIYVDGMPAGYAMYAPPAAVPRAAAFPTSPVSADAVLMTALRIDPEFEHGGLGRVLVQNVAKDLTRRGVKAIEAFGDLQETAGGCVIPAGFLQQVGFKTVRQHPKWPRMRLELRTAISWKEDVEAALERLLSSVSVKTAEPALGGAFSR
- a CDS encoding PLP-dependent aminotransferase family protein, with protein sequence MSDHGSQPNDSTPDKQGAARSLDAHVERYAQRTAGMTASEIRALFAVASRPEVVSLAGGMPNLAALPLDSIAGEVAGLISADGQSALQYGSAHGVPELREQICDIMAMEGINAHPDDVMVTVGSQMALDMVTRIFCDPGDVVLAEGPSYVGALGSFAAYQADVVHVAMDDEGLQPEALRQAISDVSAQGKRVKFLYTIPNFHNPGGVTLAVDRRAEVLEICAQHGILVLEDNPYGLLGFDGQTYPALRSLDPDNVVYLGSFSKTFASGLRVGWVLAPHAVREKLVLAAESATLCPPTLNQMIVSRYLTSHDWQGQIKVFREQYRERRDAMLGALEQHMPEGCSWTRPDGGFYVWLTAPDGVDTKAMLPRAVTQRVAYASGTGFYADRLGSRQMRLSFCYPTPERIREGVRRLANTLTDEMELVRTFGSVSQRTVQGPQAPSPDTA